The following are encoded together in the Pseudomonas sp. IB20 genome:
- a CDS encoding TetR/AcrR family transcriptional regulator codes for MSDNPVNTNSPGRPKDMAKRQAILEAAKILFLSNGYASTSMDAVALEAGVSKLTVYSHFTDKETLFTAAVVAKCEEQLPVMYFELPAGMPVDTVLLNIARGFHRLINSEESVNLHRLMMTTGNQDVKLSQIFFEAGPMRMLQGMERLLSRIDQSGALSIDKPFTAAEHFFCLLKGTANFCLLYGCGGQLSEEAAEAHVQEVVGLFMRAYRA; via the coding sequence ATGTCCGACAATCCTGTAAACACCAATAGCCCCGGGCGTCCCAAGGACATGGCAAAACGCCAGGCAATTCTCGAAGCAGCGAAAATCCTGTTTTTGAGCAATGGCTACGCCAGCACCAGCATGGATGCCGTGGCCCTTGAGGCCGGCGTGTCAAAACTGACCGTCTACAGCCACTTCACCGACAAAGAGACCTTGTTCACCGCCGCCGTTGTGGCGAAATGCGAGGAACAGTTGCCGGTGATGTATTTCGAGCTGCCCGCAGGCATGCCCGTGGACACCGTGCTGCTGAACATCGCACGCGGCTTTCATCGGCTGATCAACAGCGAGGAGTCGGTAAACCTGCACCGCCTGATGATGACCACCGGCAATCAGGACGTGAAACTCTCACAGATCTTCTTTGAAGCCGGCCCCATGCGCATGCTGCAAGGCATGGAGCGCCTGCTCAGCCGCATCGACCAGAGCGGCGCCCTGAGCATCGATAAACCGTTTACGGCGGCCGAGCACTTCTTTTGCCTGCTCAAGGGCACGGCGAATTTCTGTTTGCTGTATGGCTGTGGTGGGCAACTGAGTGAAGAAGCCGCCGAAGCGCATGTGCAGGAGGTGGTGGGGTTGTTTATGCGGGCCTATAGGGCCTGA
- a CDS encoding efflux RND transporter periplasmic adaptor subunit produces MRSTFLPLALPVSLVFLLAACGHEEAAQTTIRPAMVVQPQPSAQAMDSFPGEVRARYEPDLAFRIGGKVSKRLVEEGERVKANQPLAELDPQDVRLQLEATRAQVAAAEANLSLVRAERDRYKTLMDRQMVSRSQYDNSENLYRAGEARLKQIKAEFDVSSNQAGYAVLRAPQDGVVAKRAVEVGQVVAAGQTVFTLATDGEREVLISLPEQGFGRFKIGQPVSVELWSQPDQRFAGRIRELSPAADPKSRTFAARVAFTGGKVPAELGQSARVFIQADGVIALSVPLSALSAENGASYVWLVQPDNTLKRTPVRIGAFGEKTVPVLEGLTATDWVIAAGVHVLHEGQQVRPVDRSNRVVNLAANKE; encoded by the coding sequence ATGCGCAGCACTTTCCTGCCCCTTGCGTTGCCTGTCAGCCTGGTCTTCCTGTTGGCCGCTTGCGGCCATGAAGAAGCGGCCCAAACCACCATCCGCCCCGCTATGGTGGTGCAGCCGCAGCCCTCGGCGCAGGCGATGGACAGTTTCCCTGGCGAGGTGCGTGCCCGTTATGAGCCGGACCTGGCCTTTCGCATTGGCGGCAAAGTCAGCAAACGCCTGGTGGAGGAGGGTGAGCGGGTCAAGGCCAACCAACCGCTGGCCGAACTCGACCCACAGGACGTGCGCCTGCAACTGGAAGCCACCCGTGCCCAGGTCGCTGCCGCCGAGGCCAACCTGAGCCTGGTGCGCGCCGAGCGCGATCGCTACAAGACCCTGATGGACCGTCAGATGGTCAGCCGTTCCCAGTACGACAATTCCGAAAACCTCTACCGGGCAGGCGAAGCACGCCTGAAGCAGATCAAGGCCGAGTTCGACGTGTCCAGCAACCAGGCCGGTTACGCTGTGTTGCGTGCGCCCCAGGACGGCGTGGTTGCCAAGCGCGCGGTGGAAGTCGGCCAAGTGGTAGCGGCCGGCCAGACCGTGTTCACCCTGGCCACCGATGGCGAGCGTGAAGTCCTGATCAGCCTGCCGGAACAAGGCTTTGGCCGGTTCAAGATCGGCCAGCCGGTGTCGGTGGAATTGTGGAGCCAGCCCGACCAACGTTTTGCCGGGCGCATTCGTGAGCTGTCACCCGCTGCCGATCCGAAATCGCGCACCTTTGCCGCCCGCGTCGCGTTCACCGGCGGTAAAGTCCCGGCCGAACTGGGCCAGAGTGCCCGCGTATTCATACAGGCCGATGGCGTGATTGCGCTGTCGGTGCCGCTGTCGGCCCTGAGTGCGGAGAACGGCGCGTCCTACGTCTGGTTGGTGCAACCGGACAACACGCTCAAACGCACCCCGGTGCGCATCGGTGCTTTCGGTGAAAAAACTGTGCCGGTATTGGAAGGCCTGACCGCCACTGATTGGGTGATCGCAGCGGGCGTGCATGTGCTCCATGAGGGCCAGCAAGTGCGCCCGGTGGATCGCTCCAACCGTGTGGTGAATCTGGCGGCCAACAAGGAGTAG
- a CDS encoding efflux RND transporter permease subunit: MGFNLSEWALRNRQIVLFLMILLAVVGTLSYTKLGQSEDPPFTFKAMVIKTNWPGATAQEVSRQVTERIEKKLMETGEYERIVSFSRPGESQVTFIARDSMHSAQIPDLWYQVRKKISDIRQTLPPDIQGPFFNDEFGTTFGNIYALTGDGFDYAVLKDYADRIQIQLQRVPDVGKVELLGLQDEKIWIELSNLKLATLGLPLAAVQQALQEQNAVSTAGFFETPTERVQLRVSGNFKTVEEIRNFPIRVGDRTFRIGDVADIHRGFNDPPAPRMRYMGADAIGLAVAMRDGGDILVLGKALEGEFARLQKNLPAGMELRKVSDQPAAVKTSVGEFVQVLAEALAIVLLVSFFSLGVRTGMVVALAIPLVLAMTFASMYYLGIGLHKISLGALVLALGLLVDDAIIAVEMMAIKMEQGYDRLKAASFAWTSTAFPMLTGTLITAAGFLPIATAQSSTGEYTRSIFQVVTIALLASWVAAVVFVPYLGEKLLPDLAKIHAAKHGTDGPDPYGTPFYQRVRRLVEWCVRRRKTVIVLTLLLFIGSVALFRFVPQQFFPASGRLELMVDLKLAEGASLSNTADQVKRLEALLKEHAGIDNYVAYVGTGSPRFYLPLDQQLPAASFAQFVVLAKTIEERESLRTWLIETLNEQFPELRSRVTRLENGPPVGYPVQFRVTGEHIEEVRALARKVAAKVRENTHVVNVHLDWEEPSKIVYLNIDQDRARALGVSTANLSKFLQSSLTGSSVSQYREDNELIEILLRGTVHERTELSLLPSLAVPTDNGKSVALSQIATLEYGFEEGVIWHRNRLPTVTVRADIYGKEQPATLVQQILPTLEGVRAELPDGYLLQVGGTVEDSARGQNSVKAGVPLFIVVVLTLLMLQLRSFSRTAMVFLTAPLGLIGVTLFLLVFRQPFGFVAMLGTIALSGMIMRNSVILVDQIEQDIKAGLAPWQAIIEATVRRFRPIVLTALAAVLAMIPLSRSVFFGPMAVAIMGGLIVATALTLLFLPALYAAWFRVKKDAH; this comes from the coding sequence ATGGGTTTCAATCTTTCCGAATGGGCGTTGCGTAATCGCCAGATCGTACTGTTCCTGATGATCCTGCTGGCGGTGGTCGGCACGCTGTCCTACACCAAGCTTGGGCAAAGCGAAGACCCGCCGTTCACCTTCAAGGCCATGGTGATCAAGACCAACTGGCCCGGGGCCACGGCTCAGGAAGTCTCGCGCCAGGTTACCGAGCGCATCGAGAAAAAACTCATGGAGACCGGCGAATATGAGCGCATCGTCTCCTTCTCGCGGCCCGGTGAATCCCAGGTCACCTTTATCGCCCGCGACTCGATGCATTCGGCGCAGATTCCTGACTTGTGGTACCAGGTGCGCAAGAAGATCAGCGACATTCGCCAGACCTTGCCGCCGGACATCCAAGGGCCGTTTTTCAACGATGAATTCGGCACTACCTTCGGCAATATCTACGCGTTGACCGGCGACGGCTTCGACTACGCCGTGCTCAAGGACTACGCCGACCGCATCCAGATTCAACTGCAACGCGTGCCGGATGTGGGCAAGGTCGAGTTGCTTGGCCTGCAGGATGAGAAGATCTGGATCGAGCTGTCCAACCTCAAGCTCGCCACCCTCGGCCTGCCGTTGGCCGCCGTGCAGCAGGCCCTGCAGGAGCAGAACGCGGTCTCGACCGCCGGCTTCTTCGAAACCCCGACCGAGCGCGTGCAACTGCGCGTGTCGGGCAACTTCAAGACGGTGGAGGAGATTCGCAATTTCCCGATTCGTGTGGGTGACCGCACCTTCCGTATCGGCGACGTGGCCGACATCCACCGTGGCTTCAACGACCCACCGGCACCGCGCATGCGCTACATGGGCGCGGACGCCATCGGCCTGGCCGTGGCCATGCGTGACGGCGGCGACATCCTGGTATTGGGCAAAGCCCTCGAAGGCGAATTCGCACGCCTGCAAAAGAACCTTCCGGCAGGTATGGAGCTGCGCAAGGTGTCGGACCAACCGGCAGCGGTGAAAACCAGCGTCGGCGAGTTCGTCCAAGTGCTGGCTGAAGCATTGGCCATCGTCTTGCTGGTGAGCTTCTTCTCCCTTGGCGTGCGCACCGGCATGGTCGTGGCTCTGGCGATTCCGCTGGTGTTGGCGATGACCTTTGCGAGCATGTATTACCTCGGCATCGGCTTGCACAAGATCTCCCTTGGCGCATTGGTATTGGCCCTGGGCTTGCTGGTCGACGACGCGATCATCGCCGTTGAAATGATGGCGATCAAAATGGAACAGGGTTACGACCGGCTCAAGGCCGCGAGCTTCGCCTGGACCAGCACCGCGTTCCCGATGCTCACCGGTACGTTGATCACCGCGGCGGGCTTCCTACCGATTGCCACTGCGCAATCGAGCACCGGTGAATACACACGCTCGATCTTCCAAGTGGTGACCATTGCGTTGCTGGCTTCATGGGTTGCCGCCGTGGTGTTTGTGCCCTACCTCGGAGAAAAGCTCTTACCGGATTTGGCAAAAATTCATGCCGCCAAACACGGCACCGATGGGCCAGATCCCTACGGCACACCGTTCTATCAGCGTGTAAGACGTCTGGTTGAATGGTGTGTGCGTCGGCGCAAAACCGTGATCGTGCTGACCCTGCTGCTGTTTATCGGCTCGGTCGCGCTGTTCCGTTTTGTGCCGCAACAGTTCTTCCCCGCCTCTGGTCGCCTGGAGTTGATGGTCGACCTCAAACTGGCTGAAGGCGCCTCCCTGAGCAACACCGCTGACCAGGTCAAACGCTTGGAAGCCTTGCTCAAGGAACACGCCGGCATCGACAACTATGTGGCCTATGTCGGCACTGGTTCACCGCGCTTTTACCTGCCATTGGACCAGCAGCTGCCAGCCGCCAGCTTCGCGCAATTTGTGGTGCTGGCGAAGACCATCGAGGAGCGCGAAAGCCTGCGCACCTGGTTGATCGAAACCCTCAACGAACAATTCCCCGAGCTGCGTTCGCGGGTCACACGCCTGGAGAACGGCCCGCCCGTGGGTTACCCGGTGCAGTTCCGTGTGACCGGCGAACACATTGAAGAAGTCCGCGCCCTGGCGCGCAAAGTCGCGGCCAAAGTTCGCGAAAATACCCACGTGGTCAACGTGCACCTGGATTGGGAAGAACCGAGCAAGATCGTCTACCTCAATATCGACCAGGACCGTGCGCGCGCACTGGGTGTGAGCACCGCCAACCTGTCGAAATTCCTGCAGAGTTCACTCACCGGTTCCAGCGTTAGCCAGTACCGCGAGGACAACGAGTTGATCGAGATCCTCCTGCGCGGCACCGTGCACGAGCGCACCGAGCTGTCGTTGTTGCCGAGCCTGGCCGTGCCGACCGACAACGGCAAAAGCGTGGCGCTGTCGCAGATCGCCACCCTCGAATATGGCTTCGAAGAAGGCGTTATCTGGCACCGCAATCGCCTGCCGACGGTGACCGTGCGCGCCGATATCTATGGCAAGGAGCAACCGGCAACCCTGGTCCAGCAAATCCTGCCGACCCTTGAAGGTGTGCGCGCCGAACTGCCGGATGGCTATCTGCTGCAAGTCGGCGGTACCGTCGAAGACTCTGCCCGTGGCCAGAACTCGGTCAAGGCCGGGGTGCCGCTGTTTATCGTGGTGGTACTGACGTTGCTGATGCTGCAGCTGCGCAGTTTCTCACGCACCGCCATGGTGTTTCTGACGGCGCCGCTGGGCTTGATCGGCGTGACGTTGTTCCTGCTGGTATTCCGCCAACCCTTCGGCTTTGTCGCCATGCTCGGGACCATCGCCTTGTCGGGGATGATCATGCGTAACTCGGTGATCCTGGTCGACCAGATCGAACAAGACATCAAGGCTGGCCTGGCGCCGTGGCAAGCGATCATCGAAGCCACCGTGCGACGCTTCCGCCCGATTGTGCTGACGGCCCTGGCGGCGGTGCTGGCGATGATTCCGTTGTCACGCAGCGTGTTCTTCGGGCCAATGGCCGTGGCGATCATGGGCGGGTTGATTGTGGCGACGGCGTTGACGCTATTGTTCCTGCCGGCACTTTACGCGGCATGGTTCCGCGTCAAGAAGGACGCACACTAG
- a CDS encoding DUF4197 domain-containing protein yields the protein MLRNSLRLTALCAGLLFGANAMALDLGSLSQGDASGGLKDALTQGAQIAVKQLGKPGGFSSNPEVKIGLPGKLGKVADKLKMFGMGDQVTQLETSMNKAAETAVTQAQPILVNAVKNMSVTDAKGILTGGQDSATQYLNKSSREEIRAKFLPIVKAATDKVGVAQQYNALAGKAAAFGAVDAKSANVESYVTEQALDGLFKMIAQQEETIRKNPAAAATSLAKKVFGAL from the coding sequence ATGCTCCGTAACTCCCTTCGCCTCACTGCCCTGTGCGCCGGCCTGTTGTTCGGTGCCAACGCCATGGCCCTGGACCTTGGCAGCCTGTCCCAAGGTGACGCCAGCGGCGGCCTCAAGGATGCACTGACCCAAGGCGCACAGATCGCCGTGAAACAACTGGGCAAACCCGGTGGATTCAGCAGCAACCCCGAAGTGAAGATCGGCCTGCCCGGCAAGCTGGGCAAAGTCGCCGACAAACTGAAAATGTTCGGCATGGGTGATCAGGTCACGCAACTGGAAACCAGCATGAACAAAGCGGCAGAAACCGCCGTGACCCAGGCTCAACCGATCCTGGTCAATGCTGTGAAGAACATGAGCGTGACCGACGCCAAGGGCATTCTCACTGGAGGTCAGGACTCGGCCACGCAATACCTGAACAAAAGCAGCCGTGAAGAGATCCGGGCCAAGTTCCTGCCGATCGTCAAGGCCGCCACCGACAAGGTCGGCGTCGCCCAGCAGTACAACGCTTTGGCCGGCAAGGCGGCAGCGTTTGGCGCAGTTGATGCCAAAAGTGCCAACGTCGAAAGCTACGTGACCGAACAGGCGCTGGACGGCTTGTTCAAGATGATCGCGCAGCAGGAAGAAACCATTCGCAAGAACCCGGCGGCGGCGGCCACCAGCCTGGCGAAGAAGGTGTTTGGCGCGCTGTAA
- a CDS encoding YbaY family lipoprotein produces MKKIILLGLTALLGACQSMTPAPKASLDGEVFYLQRIALPPAATLSVSLQDVSLMDAPAVTLAEQKGPVKGQVPLAFHLSYDPAQIKPGHTYSVSARIELDGKLLFITTERHAVQLNGQDPQPLRLRVDAVAH; encoded by the coding sequence ATGAAAAAGATCATCCTCCTGGGCCTGACCGCCCTGCTCGGAGCCTGCCAATCTATGACCCCAGCCCCAAAGGCCAGTCTCGACGGCGAAGTGTTTTACCTGCAACGCATCGCGCTGCCGCCCGCCGCCACCCTGAGCGTCAGCCTGCAAGACGTGTCCTTGATGGACGCCCCGGCCGTGACCCTCGCCGAACAGAAAGGCCCGGTCAAAGGCCAAGTGCCGCTGGCGTTTCACCTGAGCTACGACCCGGCCCAGATCAAGCCCGGCCACACTTACTCGGTGAGCGCTCGCATCGAGCTGGATGGCAAGCTACTGTTTATCACCACCGAACGGCACGCGGTGCAGCTCAACGGCCAAGACCCACAACCGCTGCGCCTGCGGGTTGATGCGGTCGCACACTGA
- the plsB gene encoding glycerol-3-phosphate 1-O-acyltransferase PlsB: MTRSPFRRLVFGTLRRLLYLWVRSETINQSSLTLNLDRSRPVFYVLQSPSLTELAVVDTECTKAGLPRPVLPVSVGPLIEPAAFFYLTPEPDWLGRQDKRGAPPTLNRLVNTLSEHAEENAQIIPVSVFWGQSPESESSPWKLLFADSWAVTGRLRRLLSILILGRKTRVQFSAPINLRELIEHNKGHERTVRMAQRILRVHFRNLKTAVIGPDLSHRRNLVKGLVNMPLVRQAILDEAEREKISPEKAKALALRYGNEIASDYTYTAIRFLEVVLSWFWNKIYDGIKVNNIEGVQKVAQGYEVIYVPCHRSHIDYLLLSYLLFKNGLTPPHIAAGINLNMPVIGSLLRRGGAFFMRRTFKGNPLYTSVFNEYLHTLFTKGFPVEYFVEGGRSRTGRMLQPKTGMLAITLRSFLRSSRMPIVFVPVYIGYERVLEGRTYLGELRGASKKKESIFDIFKVVGALKQRFGQVAVNFGEPIKLAEFLDAEQPDWRAQELGPNYKPAWLNETTNRLGEQVARHLNEAAAVNPVNLVALALLSTTRLALDEQAMARQLDLYLALLRRVPYSPHTTLPEGDGLALIKHVKDMDLLSEQSDALGKILYLDEQNAVLMTYYRNNVLHIFALPALLASFFQSSSRMSREQILRYTRALYPYLQSELFIRWSLDELDAVVDQWLEAFVEQGLLRFENDVYLRPAPSSRHFVLLTLLSKSIAQTLQRFYMAISLLLNSGQNSISAEELEDLCTIMAQRLSILHGLNAPEFFDKSLFRHFIQTLLEQDVLRRDEAGKLSYHDLLGELAEGAAKRVLPADIRLSIRQVALHRVDGASRSSSCQT; this comes from the coding sequence ATGACCCGCTCCCCGTTCCGCCGTCTAGTGTTTGGCACCTTGCGCCGACTGTTGTACCTCTGGGTTCGCTCCGAGACGATCAACCAGTCGTCCCTAACCCTTAACCTGGACCGCAGCCGGCCGGTGTTCTACGTCCTGCAATCGCCCTCCCTCACCGAATTGGCCGTGGTCGATACCGAGTGCACCAAGGCCGGCCTGCCGCGCCCGGTGCTGCCGGTATCGGTAGGCCCGCTGATCGAACCGGCGGCGTTCTTCTACCTCACGCCGGAGCCCGACTGGCTCGGCCGTCAGGACAAGCGCGGCGCGCCGCCGACCCTGAACCGGCTGGTCAACACCCTGAGCGAACACGCCGAAGAGAATGCACAAATCATTCCCGTCAGCGTGTTCTGGGGGCAGTCGCCCGAGAGCGAGTCCAGCCCGTGGAAACTGCTGTTTGCCGACAGCTGGGCCGTCACCGGGCGCCTGCGCCGGTTGTTGAGCATCCTGATCCTGGGGCGCAAGACTCGTGTGCAATTCTCCGCGCCTATCAACCTGCGTGAATTGATCGAGCACAATAAAGGTCACGAACGCACCGTGCGGATGGCCCAACGCATCCTGCGGGTGCACTTTCGTAACCTGAAAACTGCGGTAATCGGCCCGGACCTGTCGCACCGCCGCAATCTGGTGAAAGGCCTGGTGAACATGCCACTGGTGCGCCAAGCCATCCTGGATGAAGCCGAACGCGAAAAGATTTCCCCGGAAAAAGCCAAGGCCCTGGCACTGCGATACGGCAACGAGATCGCCTCGGACTACACCTACACCGCGATTCGCTTCCTCGAAGTGGTGCTGAGCTGGTTCTGGAACAAGATCTACGACGGCATCAAGGTTAATAACATCGAAGGTGTGCAAAAGGTTGCCCAAGGTTATGAGGTGATCTACGTGCCTTGCCACCGCAGCCATATCGACTACCTGCTGCTCTCCTACCTGCTGTTCAAAAACGGTTTGACCCCGCCGCACATCGCCGCGGGTATCAACTTGAACATGCCGGTGATCGGCAGCCTGCTGCGTCGTGGCGGCGCGTTTTTCATGCGCCGCACCTTCAAGGGCAACCCGCTGTACACCTCGGTGTTCAACGAATACCTGCACACCCTGTTCACCAAGGGGTTCCCGGTGGAGTACTTCGTGGAAGGCGGGCGCTCGCGCACCGGGCGCATGCTGCAACCGAAAACCGGGATGCTGGCGATCACCCTGCGCAGTTTCTTGCGCTCCTCGCGCATGCCGATCGTGTTTGTGCCGGTGTATATCGGTTATGAACGTGTGCTGGAAGGCCGCACCTACCTTGGCGAGCTGCGCGGCGCGAGCAAGAAGAAAGAGTCGATCTTCGATATTTTCAAGGTGGTCGGCGCGCTCAAGCAGCGCTTTGGCCAGGTCGCGGTCAACTTCGGCGAGCCGATCAAACTGGCCGAGTTCCTCGACGCCGAGCAACCCGACTGGCGCGCCCAGGAGCTGGGCCCGAACTACAAACCGGCATGGCTCAACGAAACCACCAACCGCCTCGGCGAACAGGTGGCCCGCCACTTGAACGAAGCCGCTGCGGTGAACCCGGTGAACCTGGTGGCCTTGGCGCTGCTCTCCACCACGCGCCTGGCCTTGGATGAACAGGCCATGGCGCGCCAGTTGGACCTGTACCTGGCGCTGCTGCGCCGCGTGCCCTACTCGCCCCATACCACCTTGCCGGAAGGCGATGGCCTGGCCCTGATCAAGCACGTCAAGGACATGGACCTGCTGTCGGAACAGAGCGACGCACTGGGTAAGATTTTGTACTTGGACGAGCAGAACGCCGTCCTGATGACCTATTACCGCAACAATGTGCTGCACATCTTCGCCCTGCCGGCGTTGCTGGCGAGCTTCTTCCAGAGCAGCTCGCGCATGAGCCGCGAACAGATCCTGCGCTACACCCGCGCGCTCTACCCGTACCTGCAATCGGAGCTGTTTATCCGCTGGTCACTGGACGAGTTGGACGCGGTGGTCGACCAATGGCTTGAGGCATTCGTTGAACAAGGCCTGCTGCGCTTCGAGAATGACGTGTACCTTCGCCCAGCCCCGAGCTCACGGCATTTTGTGCTGCTGACGCTGCTGTCCAAGAGCATCGCCCAAACGCTGCAACGCTTCTACATGGCGATCTCGCTGCTGCTCAACAGCGGCCAGAACAGCATCAGCGCCGAAGAGCTGGAAGACCTGTGCACGATCATGGCCCAGCGCCTGTCGATCCTGCACGGTCTCAACGCCCCAGAGTTCTTCGACAAGAGCCTTTTCCGACATTTTATCCAGACGTTGCTGGAGCAAGATGTGTTGCGCCGCGATGAGGCGGGCAAGTTGAGCTACCACGACCTGCTCGGTGAATTGGCCGAAGGTGCTGCCAAACGCGTGCTGCCGGCCGATATTCGCCTGTCGATCCGCCAAGTGGCCTTGCATCGCGTGGATGGCGCCAGCCGAAGCTCAAGCTGTCAAACCTGA
- a CDS encoding cold-shock protein, with product MATRETGNVKWFNDAKGYGFIQREDGKDVFVHYRAIRGDGHRSLAEGQQVEYAVVTGEKGLQAEDVVGL from the coding sequence ATGGCAACGCGCGAAACCGGCAATGTGAAGTGGTTCAACGATGCAAAAGGCTACGGCTTTATTCAGCGTGAGGACGGCAAGGATGTGTTTGTACACTACCGCGCCATTCGCGGTGACGGCCACCGCTCGTTGGCCGAAGGCCAGCAGGTGGAATACGCCGTGGTGACCGGCGAGAAGGGGTTGCAGGCGGAGGATGTAGTGGGGCTGTAA
- a CDS encoding putative RNA methyltransferase, with amino-acid sequence MLACPICSAPLNAVDNGVACPVGHRFDRARQGYLNLLPVQHKNSRDPGDNLAMVEARRDFLNAGHYAPVAKRLAELAAERAPQRWVDIGCGEGYYTAQIAEALPHADGYALDISKEAVKRACKRNPALTWLIASMARVPLASGSCQFLASVFSPLDWEEAKRLLSPGGGLMKVGPTAGHLMELRERLYDEVREYTDDKHLALVPDGMSLAHSETLEFTLSLAEPKDRANLLAMTPHGWRASAERRTEVIEAAEPLQVTVSMRYDYFVLQ; translated from the coding sequence ATGCTCGCTTGCCCCATTTGCAGCGCACCGCTCAACGCGGTGGACAATGGCGTGGCCTGCCCGGTCGGGCACCGTTTCGACCGTGCGCGCCAGGGTTACCTGAACCTGTTGCCGGTGCAGCACAAGAACAGCCGCGACCCCGGCGATAACCTGGCCATGGTCGAGGCGCGCCGCGACTTCCTCAACGCCGGGCACTACGCGCCGGTGGCCAAGCGCCTTGCGGAACTGGCCGCCGAACGCGCGCCGCAGCGCTGGGTCGACATCGGTTGTGGCGAGGGTTACTACACCGCGCAGATCGCCGAGGCCCTGCCCCATGCCGACGGCTATGCGCTGGATATCTCCAAGGAAGCGGTCAAACGTGCCTGCAAGCGCAACCCGGCGCTGACCTGGTTGATCGCCAGCATGGCGCGTGTGCCACTGGCCTCGGGCAGTTGCCAATTTCTCGCCAGCGTTTTCAGCCCCCTGGATTGGGAAGAGGCCAAGCGCCTGCTCAGCCCCGGCGGCGGCCTGATGAAGGTCGGCCCGACCGCCGGCCACCTGATGGAGTTGCGCGAGCGTTTGTACGACGAGGTACGCGAATACACCGACGACAAGCATTTGGCCCTGGTGCCGGACGGCATGAGCCTGGCGCATAGCGAAACCCTTGAGTTCACCCTGAGCCTGGCCGAACCCAAGGACCGCGCCAACCTGCTGGCGATGACGCCCCACGGCTGGCGCGCAAGTGCCGAGCGCCGCACCGAAGTGATCGAGGCTGCCGAGCCGCTGCAGGTCACGGTGTCGATGCGCTACGATTATTTCGTGCTTCAATAA
- the dapE gene encoding succinyl-diaminopimelate desuccinylase → MTAHADLSPTLQLAIDLIRRPSVTPIDADCQKLMMQRLGDAGFALEPMRIEDVDNFWATHGKHDGPVLCFAGHTDVVPTGPVQAWQNDPFDALIDENGMLCGRGAADMKGSLAAMLVAAERFVSDYPDHKGSVAFLITSDEEGPAHHGTKAVIERLATRKERLDWCIVGEPSSTTLVGDVVKNGRRGSLGATLTVRGVQGHVAYPHLAKNPIHLAAPALAELAAEHWDDGNTFFPPTSFQISNLNSGTGATNVIPGDLTAVFNFRFSTESTVEGLQQRVAAILDKHGLDWHVEWALSGLPFLTEPGALLDAVSASIKAITGRETKASTSGGTSDGRFIATLGTQVVELGPVNATIHQVNERILASDLDVLTEIYYQTLIKLLA, encoded by the coding sequence ATGACGGCCCACGCCGACCTTTCGCCGACCCTTCAACTCGCTATCGACCTGATCCGTCGCCCCTCGGTGACGCCGATCGACGCCGACTGCCAGAAGCTGATGATGCAGCGCCTGGGCGACGCCGGCTTTGCGCTGGAGCCGATGCGCATCGAAGATGTGGACAACTTCTGGGCCACCCATGGCAAGCATGACGGCCCGGTGCTGTGCTTTGCCGGCCACACCGACGTGGTGCCGACGGGCCCGGTGCAGGCCTGGCAAAACGACCCGTTCGACGCGTTGATCGATGAAAATGGCATGCTCTGCGGCCGTGGCGCGGCGGACATGAAAGGCAGCCTGGCCGCCATGCTGGTGGCGGCCGAGCGTTTCGTCAGCGACTACCCGGACCACAAAGGCTCGGTGGCCTTTTTGATCACCAGCGATGAAGAAGGCCCGGCGCACCACGGCACCAAAGCCGTGATCGAGCGCCTGGCCACCCGCAAGGAGCGCCTGGACTGGTGCATCGTCGGCGAGCCGTCGAGCACCACGCTGGTGGGCGATGTGGTCAAGAACGGCCGTCGCGGCTCCCTCGGCGCGACCCTGACCGTTCGCGGCGTGCAAGGCCATGTGGCCTACCCACATCTGGCGAAGAATCCGATCCACCTGGCCGCCCCGGCCTTGGCGGAACTCGCCGCCGAGCATTGGGATGACGGCAACACCTTCTTCCCGCCGACCAGCTTCCAGATTTCCAACCTCAATTCCGGCACCGGCGCCACCAACGTGATCCCCGGTGACCTGACGGCGGTGTTCAACTTCCGCTTCTCCACCGAATCCACCGTCGAAGGCCTGCAACAGCGCGTTGCGGCGATTCTCGACAAACATGGCCTGGACTGGCACGTGGAGTGGGCGCTGTCGGGCCTGCCGTTCCTCACCGAACCGGGCGCTCTGCTGGATGCGGTTTCCGCCAGCATCAAGGCGATTACCGGTCGTGAGACCAAGGCATCCACCAGCGGCGGCACGTCCGATGGGCGCTTCATTGCCACCCTCGGCACTCAGGTCGTTGAACTGGGCCCGGTCAACGCGACGATTCACCAGGTCAACGAACGTATCCTGGCCAGTGACCTTGATGTGCTGACCGAAATCTACTACCAGACCCTGATCAAGTTGCTCGCCTGA